A region from the Chrysoperla carnea chromosome 4, inChrCarn1.1, whole genome shotgun sequence genome encodes:
- the LOC123298047 gene encoding probable 39S ribosomal protein L24, mitochondrial: protein MRLTQAFFTKVGDLTKQFSNLPESYIKRSMDQVHWKTPRGRPFQYLSKTVERKNFRFTTNRPWTAQFRQQNQPGLRRPKVFVEPIKEWSFFRGDRVEVLIGRDKGKQGIIKQIIQERNWVIVDGLNTHLRTIGKDKDFPGILIRSEAPLLVTSQVKLVDPADLKSTTIEWRYTEQGEKVRVSTRTGRIIPIPKLAEETYDYKTKNAYKGAEKDTTSEAVTEVTFQPKLLTFEMEIMKEMGIEEDRIPSKTYWY, encoded by the coding sequence atgaggCTAACCCAAGCATTTTTTACGAAAGTTGGTGATTTAaccaaacaattttctaatctACCTGAATCATATATTAAAAGAAGTATGGACCAAGTTCATTGGAAAACCCCTCGTGGTAGACCGtttcaatatttatcaaaaactgtggaacgaaaaaattttcgatttactaCTAACAGACCATGGACTGCTCAGTTTCGTCAACAAAATCAACCAGGCTTACGGCGACCTAAAGTATTTGTGGAGCCTATTAAAGAATGGTCATTTTTTCGTGGTGATCGAGTTGAAGTATTAATTGGACGCGATAAAGGTAAACAaggaataattaaacaaataattcaagAAAGAAATTGGGTTATAGTTGACGGATTAAACACTCATTTGAGAACTATTGGTAAAGATAAAGATTTTCCCGGCATATTAATACGATCAGAAGCACCCTTATTAGTTACAAGTCAAGTAAAATTAGTTGACCCTGCAGATTTGAAGTCCACAACTATTGAATGGCGTTACACAGAGCAAGGTGAAAAAGTACGGGTTTCTACAAGAACTGGAAGAATAATACCAATTCCAAAACTGGCTGAAGAAACTTAtgattataaaacaaagaatgCTTATAAAGGAGCCGAGAAAGATACAACATCTGAAGCTGTAACAGAAGTAACATTTCAACCAAAATTACTTACTTTTGAAATGGAAATTATGAAAGAAATGGGTATTGAAGAAGATCGAATTCCATCCAAAACCTATTGGTATTAA